One window of Papaver somniferum cultivar HN1 chromosome 9, ASM357369v1, whole genome shotgun sequence genomic DNA carries:
- the LOC113312790 gene encoding tropomyosin-like, translated as MEAFMDTYADFLPRLSAFSVDVGYTLFKVYRAKCTHLSALLERTRQEHALVVSQQPSSSNVATSAKISSLDEDLRKTHRSMEACLLALERANNAAKVAEDGRKVADSALAAEYSKAIGLQEQLVGANAKITRLEGQISSLEISRQFDAAAKFKSEALQQANDHLSAQMMELRQKSASDLEVQASQMKVQFEHSAIDYINNAFAEAELQAEGVVFPRLPYP; from the exons atggaggctttcatggacaCCTACGCCGATTTTCTCCCTCGCCTCTCAGCATTCTCA GTCGATGTTGGctataccttattcaaggtttatagagCTAAGTGTACTCATTTGAGTGCTCTATTGGAACGTACCCGTCAAGAACATGCCCTTGTTGTCTCACAGCAACCTTCGTCTAGTAATGTTGCTACTtctgctaagatatcttcgttggatgAGGATCTGAGAAAGACTCACAGATCCATGGAGGCTTGTTTGTTGGCTCTTGAAAGAGCCAATAATGCTGCCAAAGTTGCTGAGGATGGTCGTAAAGTTGCCGACTCTGCTTTAGCTGCTGAATATTCCAAAGccatag GTCTCCAGGAGCAACTGGTGGGTGCAAACGCCAAGATTACCCGTCTTGAAGGCCAGATATCCTCGTTGGAGATTTCTCGCCaatttgatgctgctgctaagtttaagTCCGAGGCGCTTCAACAAGCTAACGATCATCTTAGTGCTCAGATGATGGAGCTTCGTCAAAAGTCGGCTTCAGATCTGGAGGTTCAAGCTTCTCAGATGAAGGTGCAGTTCGAGCATTCGGCCATTGATTATATCAACAATGCCTTTGCAGAGGCTGAGCTCCAAGCCGAAGGagttgtctttcctcgtcttccttatccttga